One genomic region from Rattus norvegicus strain BN/NHsdMcwi chromosome 10, GRCr8, whole genome shotgun sequence encodes:
- the Rab11fip3 gene encoding rab11 family-interacting protein 3 isoform X4: protein MELSQPTSLSDHDEPASGPQRGVKGLVGPDAPRGWSDEPEEHAQLQRWPEGPNAPICWPEEVEEPHAPRRWAEEPSASRCLSQEPYESCHLAKELEEPDAPRCSSQEPDAPCHLAKDLEETDSPRCWPLEPDAPCHLAKEWEEPDVPRCWPQEPDAPCHLAKYLEEPDAPLCWPQEPDAFCYLLKEVEEPDVPRCRPQEPDAPCHLAEELEDLDAPRCWTQEPNESCNLAKELDEPDTPRCLSQEPDAPCLLAKEWEESDAPSCWPQEPDVGPQEPDVGCHLAKEREESDAPCLLTEELKEPDALQCWPQESDAPCLLAEELEEPDAPHCCSQEVDTECLSAKESEEPDASHLWPGEPDAPCLLVKEPEEADAPHCWPEEPEEPDALNAPCFWANEPDEPDAPRCWSEEPQVLCLWPEEQNTTQCWQEEPDASCFWSEDREEPKVSCLQFKEPEKPKVACSWPEELEDCCPTRGLPLEPLLAEGELLQACPGPPPDPGLALSLPSEPGTAQEEGARLRTVFDALDRDGDGFVRIEDFIQFATVYGAEQRQDLTMYPWLSWDSHCRSNQP, encoded by the exons ATGGAGCTGAGCCAGCCGACCTCCCTGTCGGACCACGACGAGCCGGCGTCTGGGCCCCAGCGCGGGGTCAAGGGGCTGGTGGGGCCCGACGCTCCTCGAGGCTGGTCAGATGAGCCCGAGGAACACGCCCAGCTTCAACGGTGGCCAGAGGGACCCAACGCGCCAATCTGCTGGCCCGAAGAGGTAGAGGAGCCTCACGCTCCTCGTCGCTGGGCCGAAGAGCCCAGCGCTTCTCGCTGCTTGTCCCAGGAGCCCTACGAATCCTGTCACTTGGCTAAGGAGCTGGAGGAACCCGACGCCCCTCGCTGCTCATCCCAGGAGCCAGACGCACCTTGCCACTTGGCCAAGGATCTGGAGGAAACCGACTCCCCTCGCTGCTGGCCCCTGGAGCCAGACGCACCGTGCCACTTGGCCAAGGAGTGGGAGGAACCCGACGTCCCTCGGTGCTGGCCCCAGGAACCAGACGCACCGTGCCATTTGGCCAAATATCTAGAGGAACCTGACGCCCCTCTCTGCTGGCCCCAGGAACCAGACGCATTCTGCTACTTGCTAAAGGAGGTGGAGGAACCCGATGTCCCTCGCTGCCGGCCTCAAGAGCCAGACGCACCGTGCCACTTGGCTGAGGAACTGGAGGACCTTGACGCCCCTCGCTGCTGGACCCAGGAACCCAACGAATCCTGTAACTTGGCTAAGGAACTGGACGAACCCGACACTCCTCGATGCTTGTCCCAGGAGCCAGACGCACCTTGCCTCTTGGCCAAGGAATGGGAGGAATCCGACGCCCCTAGCTGCTGGCCCCAGGAGCCCGACGTAGGGCCCCAGGAGCCCGACGTAGGGTGTCACTTGGCCAAGGAGAGGGAGGAATCCGACGCACCGTGCCTCTTGACAGAGGAACTGAAAGAACCTGACGCCCTTCAATGCTGGCCCCAGGAGTCAGACGCACCGTGCTTGTTGGCAGAGGAGCTGGAAGAGCCTGATGCCCCTCACTGCTGTTCTCAGGAGGTGGACACAGAGTGCCTCTCGGCCAAGGAGTCAGAGGAACCTGACGCCTCTCACCTGTGGCCGGGGGAACCCGATGCACCGTGCCTCTTGGTCAAGGAACCGGAGGAGGCGGATGCACCTCACTGCTGGCCTGAGGAACCTGAGGAGCCCGACGCTCTCAACGCACCGTGCTTCTGGGCCAATGAACCAGATGAGCCCGACGCACCTCGCTGTTGGTCAGAGGAGCCCCAGGTTCTGTGCCTCTGGCCAGAGGAGCAGAACACAACGCAGTGCTGGCAGGAAGAGCCCGATGCATCCTGCTTCTGGTCCGAGGATCGAGAGGAACCCAAAGTTTCGTGTCTCCAATTTAAAGAGCCGGAGAAGCCCAAAGTCGCGTGCAGTTGGCCCGAGGAGCTGGAAGACTGCTGCCCTACGCGGGGCCTACCCCTAGAGCCCTTGCTAGCCGAGGGCGAGCTGCTGCAGGCATGTCCCGGGCCACCCCCGGACCCAGGCCTGGCGTTGTCGCTGCCCAGCGAGCCTGGGACAGCTCAGGAGGAGGGTGCACGACTCCGGACGGTATTCGATGCCTTGGACAGGGATGGGGATGGCTTCGTCCGAATCGAGGATTTCATCCAATTTGCCACAGTCTACGGAGCTGAGCAG agacaagatctcactatgtatccctggctgtcctgggactcacattGTAGATCAAACcagccttga